A genomic segment from Stappia indica encodes:
- a CDS encoding 2-aminoethylphosphonate--pyruvate transaminase, with translation MSASAGPVLLTPGPLTTSDRVKAVMLRDWGSRDPAFTRLAGEVLERVRDLAGGRPEDHVCVPVQGSGTFAVEAMLGSLLRPDERLLLLVNGAYGRRMAEICRRLGRPFEVVEVAETQAHDPAALAGRLAADPGIAAVAIVHCETTSGLVNPLEEIAAVARAAGRRLLVDAMSSFGALAVDVSGWGISALAASSNKCLQGVPGLAFVVCRSDELAARAGVSPSLALDLEDQARALAGDGQWRFTPPTHVVAALHEALQELAEEGGPAARLNRYTANRDTLIAGMARLGFVPALDPALQAPVIVSFLEPREAWYEFSTFYDALEARGFAIYAGKMKALGTFRVGTIGAIDSLVIERFLASVQAVVTDLKQKLIR, from the coding sequence ATGAGCGCATCTGCTGGTCCCGTCCTGCTGACGCCCGGCCCGCTGACCACCAGCGACCGGGTCAAGGCCGTGATGCTGCGCGACTGGGGCTCGCGCGATCCCGCCTTCACCCGCCTTGCCGGCGAGGTTCTTGAGCGCGTCCGCGATCTTGCCGGCGGCAGGCCTGAGGATCATGTCTGCGTGCCCGTGCAGGGCAGCGGCACTTTCGCGGTCGAGGCGATGCTCGGCAGCCTGCTCCGCCCGGACGAGCGCCTGCTGCTGCTGGTCAACGGCGCCTATGGCCGGCGCATGGCGGAAATCTGCCGCCGGCTCGGCCGCCCGTTCGAGGTGGTCGAGGTCGCGGAGACGCAGGCGCACGACCCTGCGGCGCTTGCTGGCAGGCTCGCCGCGGACCCCGGCATTGCCGCTGTCGCCATCGTCCATTGCGAGACGACCTCGGGCCTCGTCAATCCGCTTGAGGAGATCGCCGCCGTGGCGAGGGCCGCCGGACGGCGGCTGCTGGTCGATGCGATGAGCAGCTTCGGCGCGCTCGCCGTCGATGTCTCCGGCTGGGGCATTTCGGCGCTGGCGGCCAGTTCCAACAAGTGCCTGCAGGGCGTTCCCGGCCTTGCCTTCGTGGTCTGCCGGTCGGATGAGCTTGCCGCCCGGGCCGGCGTCTCGCCCTCGCTGGCGCTCGATCTGGAGGACCAGGCGCGGGCGCTTGCCGGCGACGGCCAGTGGCGCTTCACGCCGCCGACCCATGTGGTCGCGGCCCTGCACGAGGCCTTGCAGGAGCTTGCCGAGGAGGGCGGCCCGGCCGCCCGGCTCAATCGCTACACGGCGAACCGCGACACGCTGATCGCCGGCATGGCCCGGCTCGGCTTCGTCCCGGCGCTCGACCCCGCGCTGCAGGCGCCGGTGATCGTCTCCTTCCTGGAGCCGCGCGAGGCTTGGTACGAGTTTTCCACCTTCTACGACGCGCTGGAGGCGCGCGGCTTTGCCATCTACGCGGGCAAGATGAAGGCGCTCGGCACCTTCCGGGTCGGCACCATCGGCGCCATCGATTCTCTGGTGATCGAGCGCTTCCTCGCGTCGGTGCAGGCAGTTGTGACAGACCTGAAACAGAAATTGATCCGCTGA
- the aepY gene encoding phosphonopyruvate decarboxylase, whose translation MIEAGDFLSAAKRQGIDFFTGVPCSFLTPLMNAVISDRTARYVGATSEGEAVAIAAGAWCAGRETAVMFQNSGLGNAVNPLTSLNHPFGIPTLVIATWRGEPGVKDEPQHELMGQITSQLLALAGVHGEPFPLAAADIEPVLARAVAHMRATGQPVGLVQPKGAIAPRPLDEARAEPAPRVAPAEFGGGASLPRRMDVLALLRDKLPESAGLVATTGHTGRELFTLQDHAGHLYCVGSMGGASAIGLGAALNCEREIAVLDGDGAALMKLGNMATIGAEAPVRFTHVLLDNGRHLSTGGQATVSAHVDFASVAAACGYRFAARASGLAEAGAALDAALAVPGPRFVHVKVAAEEVAGLGRPTIAPREVARRFRAHLAGAA comes from the coding sequence ATGATCGAGGCTGGCGACTTTCTCTCCGCGGCCAAGCGCCAGGGCATCGACTTCTTCACCGGCGTGCCCTGCAGCTTCCTGACGCCCTTGATGAACGCGGTGATCTCCGACCGGACGGCGCGCTATGTCGGGGCGACCAGCGAGGGCGAGGCGGTGGCGATTGCCGCCGGCGCCTGGTGCGCGGGCCGCGAGACCGCGGTGATGTTCCAGAATTCCGGGCTCGGCAACGCGGTCAATCCGCTGACCTCGCTCAACCATCCCTTCGGCATTCCGACGCTGGTGATCGCCACCTGGCGCGGCGAGCCGGGGGTGAAGGACGAGCCGCAGCACGAGCTGATGGGCCAGATCACCTCGCAGCTGCTGGCGCTCGCCGGCGTTCACGGCGAGCCGTTCCCGCTTGCAGCCGCCGACATCGAGCCGGTGCTGGCGCGGGCCGTCGCCCATATGCGGGCGACCGGCCAGCCGGTCGGCTTGGTGCAGCCCAAGGGCGCGATCGCGCCGCGTCCGCTGGATGAGGCGCGGGCCGAGCCGGCACCGCGCGTTGCACCGGCCGAGTTCGGCGGCGGGGCGAGCCTGCCGCGCCGCATGGACGTGCTGGCGCTGCTGCGCGACAAGCTGCCCGAAAGCGCCGGCCTTGTCGCCACCACCGGCCATACCGGGCGCGAGCTCTTCACCCTGCAGGACCATGCCGGTCATCTCTACTGCGTCGGCTCCATGGGCGGGGCCAGCGCCATCGGCCTTGGCGCTGCGCTCAACTGCGAGCGCGAGATCGCGGTGCTCGACGGCGACGGCGCGGCATTGATGAAGCTCGGCAACATGGCGACCATCGGCGCCGAGGCGCCGGTGCGCTTCACCCATGTCCTGCTCGACAACGGCCGGCACCTGTCGACCGGCGGCCAGGCGACGGTCTCCGCGCATGTGGACTTTGCCTCGGTCGCGGCCGCCTGCGGCTACCGGTTCGCCGCCCGCGCCAGCGGTCTTGCGGAGGCGGGAGCTGCGCTCGATGCGGCGCTCGCCGTGCCGGGGCCGCGCTTCGTGCATGTGAAGGTCGCCGCCGAAGAGGTCGCCGGCCTCGGCCGTCCGACCATTGCGCCGCGCGAGGTCGCCCGCCGCTTCCGCGCCCATCTCGCCGGTGCCGCATGA
- the aepX gene encoding phosphoenolpyruvate mutase, with the protein MQKHVALDRASAPVSRFTRLRELLQRPDLAFLMEAHSGLSAKIVEEAGFEGIWASGLSMSAALGVRDNNELSWTQVLDMLEYMSDASSLPILVDGDTGYGNFNNFRRFVAKLCDRGIAGVCIEDKIFPKTNSFLGENQPLADIDEFCGKIKAGKDTQSHPDFQIVARVEALIAGRGLEEALKRAHAYADAGADAIVIHSKKSTADEIIEFCREFGDRTPVILIPTKYYRTPTEKLREAGASMIIWANHNLRASIRAMRDTCAVLREHQTLLEVESDVAPLGDVFSLAGSQELEEAEKRYLAATAPRRAIVLAATRGEELGDLTLDRPKCMLPVRGTSLLGRQVEALTRHGVADIRVVVGYKADAVEAPGISLVENAEYQTSGEAQSLSLALGEGDTIVSYGDILYRPFFLAMLEDREEDIVLAVDPRLSGRAGRDAVACTLPFSDDLDPDAETPLLKGFVGEGGDGEWVGLMRASAAGAARLRRTLDEMAAEGSLASADLGAVLTRMAAAGERIGVVYVTGFWRNVNDLMDLAQARDAV; encoded by the coding sequence TTGCAAAAGCACGTCGCACTCGACCGCGCATCGGCGCCGGTCTCCAGGTTCACCCGGTTGCGCGAGCTGTTGCAGCGTCCGGATCTCGCCTTCCTGATGGAGGCGCATAGCGGCCTGTCCGCCAAGATCGTCGAGGAAGCCGGCTTCGAGGGCATCTGGGCCTCGGGCCTGTCCATGTCGGCGGCGCTCGGCGTGCGCGACAACAACGAGCTGTCCTGGACCCAGGTCCTCGACATGCTGGAATACATGTCGGACGCCTCCAGCCTGCCGATCCTCGTCGACGGCGACACCGGCTACGGCAACTTCAACAATTTCCGCCGCTTCGTCGCCAAGCTGTGCGATCGCGGCATCGCCGGCGTGTGCATCGAGGACAAGATCTTCCCCAAGACCAACTCGTTCCTGGGCGAGAACCAGCCGCTCGCCGACATCGACGAGTTCTGCGGCAAGATCAAGGCCGGCAAGGACACCCAGAGCCATCCGGATTTCCAGATCGTCGCGCGGGTCGAGGCGCTGATCGCCGGGCGCGGATTGGAGGAGGCGCTCAAGCGCGCCCATGCCTATGCGGATGCGGGGGCGGATGCCATCGTCATCCACTCCAAGAAGAGCACGGCCGACGAGATCATCGAGTTCTGCCGGGAGTTCGGCGACCGGACGCCGGTGATCCTGATCCCGACCAAGTATTACCGCACGCCGACCGAGAAGCTGCGCGAGGCCGGCGCTTCGATGATCATCTGGGCGAACCACAACCTGCGCGCCTCGATCCGCGCCATGCGCGACACCTGCGCGGTCCTGCGCGAGCACCAGACCCTCCTGGAGGTGGAAAGCGACGTGGCGCCGCTCGGCGACGTGTTCTCGCTCGCCGGCTCGCAGGAACTGGAAGAGGCGGAGAAGCGCTATCTTGCCGCCACCGCGCCGCGCCGCGCCATCGTTCTCGCCGCCACCCGCGGCGAGGAGCTCGGCGACCTGACGCTGGACCGGCCGAAATGCATGCTGCCCGTGCGCGGCACCTCGCTGCTCGGCCGCCAGGTCGAGGCGCTCACGCGCCACGGCGTTGCCGATATCCGCGTCGTCGTCGGCTACAAGGCCGATGCGGTCGAGGCGCCGGGCATCTCGCTGGTCGAGAACGCGGAGTACCAGACCAGCGGCGAGGCGCAGTCCCTGTCGCTGGCGCTCGGCGAGGGCGACACCATCGTCTCCTATGGCGACATTCTCTACCGCCCGTTCTTCCTGGCGATGCTGGAGGACCGGGAGGAGGACATCGTGCTTGCGGTCGATCCGCGCCTTTCGGGGCGCGCGGGCCGCGACGCCGTCGCCTGCACGCTTCCCTTCTCCGACGATCTCGACCCGGACGCCGAGACGCCGCTGCTCAAGGGCTTCGTTGGCGAGGGCGGCGACGGCGAGTGGGTCGGCCTGATGCGGGCGAGTGCCGCGGGCGCTGCCCGCCTGCGCCGCACGCTGGACGAGATGGCGGCCGAGGGCAGCCTTGCCAGCGCCGATCTCGGCGCGGTGCTGACCCGCATGGCGGCGGCCGGCGAGCGCATCGGCGTCGTCTATGTCACCGGCTTCTGGCGCAACGTCAACGACCTCATGGACCTGGCGCAGGCGCGCGATGCGGTCTGA